From a region of the Haloferax volcanii DS2 genome:
- a CDS encoding 50S ribosomal protein L18e has translation MSKTNPRLNSLIAELKAVSRESGANVWQDVADRLEKPRRTHAEVNLGRIERYAQEDETVVVPGKVLGSGVLQKNVTVAAVDFSSTARKKIEQVGDTVTLEQLAEQNPDGSNVRVIR, from the coding sequence ATGAGTAAGACGAACCCGAGACTCAACAGTCTCATCGCCGAGCTGAAGGCGGTCTCGCGTGAGTCCGGTGCCAACGTCTGGCAGGATGTCGCGGACCGTCTCGAAAAGCCACGGCGCACCCACGCGGAAGTCAACCTTGGTCGTATCGAACGATACGCTCAGGAAGACGAGACCGTCGTCGTGCCCGGCAAGGTGCTGGGTAGCGGTGTGCTGCAGAAGAACGTCACAGTCGCGGCCGTGGACTTCTCGTCCACCGCTCGAAAGAAGATCGAGCAGGTCGGCGACACCGTGACGCTAGAACAACTCGCTGAACAGAACCCCGACGGGTCCAACGTACGGGTGATCCGATGA
- a CDS encoding 30S ribosomal protein S4 has translation MTTGNNTKFYETPNHPFQGERIAQESDLLSRYGLKNKEELWRAQSELRNLRREARRLLGEAQGDVEEAESLGAEFMARMRRYGILSAEDDISQTLRLDVTDILERRFQTVAYRKGLAQTPQQARQFIVHGHVTVDGARTTVPSRKVEVDEEDTVAFDETSKLADELHPERAEAQE, from the coding sequence ATGACGACGGGTAACAACACCAAGTTCTACGAGACCCCGAATCACCCGTTCCAGGGCGAGCGCATCGCACAGGAATCGGACCTCCTCTCTCGGTACGGTCTCAAGAACAAGGAAGAGCTCTGGCGCGCGCAGTCCGAACTGCGCAACCTCCGCCGCGAGGCGCGACGCCTCCTCGGCGAGGCCCAGGGCGACGTCGAAGAAGCCGAGTCGCTCGGTGCCGAGTTCATGGCGCGCATGCGCCGCTACGGCATCCTCTCTGCGGAGGACGACATCTCCCAGACGCTGCGTCTCGACGTGACCGACATCCTCGAACGTCGGTTCCAGACGGTCGCCTACCGCAAGGGGCTCGCACAGACGCCCCAGCAGGCCCGTCAGTTCATCGTCCACGGTCACGTGACCGTCGACGGTGCGCGGACGACCGTCCCCTCCCGCAAGGTCGAGGTCGACGAAGAGGACACCGTGGCGTTCGACGAGACGTCGAAGCTCGCGGACGAACTGCACCCTGAGCGCGCGGAGGCCCAAGAATGA
- the moaA gene encoding GTP 3',8-cyclase MoaA yields MVLVDDFGREVTGVRISLTDRCNFDCVYCHNEGLGDTRGPMDASDEEMSADDVVRFLEVVEEYGVEKVKFTGGEPMLRADLEEIIRRTPDSMETSLTTNGTFLGDRAEDLVAAGLDRVNVSQDALDPEAFAQITKSGAYDKVTEGVKAAVDAGLTPVKLNMVVFTKTAGHVEEMVEYVAENPGLQLQLIQYMPELTGKPEWNIDIERVHRWLTDLADEVEVRDMHHRRRYYVGEGMVEIVDPVENPEFCANCHRVRVTHEGYLKGCLNRNDDLRPMGEMTREDIRETFEAVVENRVPYYGEYLVRDGDDGWTINEEYIGA; encoded by the coding sequence ATGGTGCTGGTGGACGACTTCGGCCGCGAGGTAACCGGCGTTCGAATCTCTCTGACCGACCGGTGTAACTTCGACTGCGTCTACTGCCACAACGAGGGGCTGGGCGACACCCGCGGGCCGATGGACGCCTCGGACGAGGAGATGAGCGCCGACGACGTGGTCAGATTTCTCGAAGTCGTCGAGGAGTACGGCGTCGAGAAGGTGAAGTTCACCGGCGGCGAGCCGATGCTCCGCGCGGACCTCGAAGAGATAATCCGGCGGACGCCGGACTCGATGGAGACGTCGCTCACCACCAACGGGACGTTCCTCGGCGACCGCGCCGAGGACCTCGTCGCGGCCGGCCTCGACCGCGTGAACGTCTCGCAGGACGCCCTCGACCCCGAGGCGTTCGCGCAAATCACGAAGTCCGGCGCGTACGACAAGGTGACGGAGGGCGTCAAGGCCGCCGTCGACGCCGGCCTCACGCCCGTGAAGCTCAACATGGTCGTGTTCACGAAGACCGCGGGCCACGTCGAGGAGATGGTCGAGTACGTCGCAGAAAACCCGGGGTTACAGCTCCAACTCATCCAGTATATGCCCGAACTGACGGGCAAGCCGGAGTGGAACATCGACATCGAGCGCGTCCACCGGTGGCTGACCGACCTCGCCGACGAGGTGGAGGTCCGCGATATGCACCACCGCCGCCGCTACTACGTCGGCGAGGGCATGGTCGAAATCGTCGACCCCGTCGAGAACCCCGAGTTCTGCGCCAACTGCCATCGCGTGCGCGTGACGCACGAAGGATACCTGAAGGGCTGTCTCAACCGCAACGACGACCTACGCCCGATGGGCGAGATGACCCGCGAGGACATCCGCGAGACGTTCGAAGCGGTCGTCGAAAACCGCGTGCCGTACTACGGCGAGTACCTCGTCCGCGACGGCGACGACGGCTGGACGATAAACGAAGAGTACATCGGGGCCTGA
- a CDS encoding universal stress protein yields the protein MTVTVERVVLATDGSASAATAAAHALFLARVLDASLQAVSATGTPQSSATETTETETAGASASAAFEAEEAVGAVTRRALLAGVRLTSEVVGGPAATAVVLGVGGDDEARLAGYRAAGTVASRVVRHAEVPTLVVPPSAGDGDTSGPRGRR from the coding sequence ATGACTGTCACCGTCGAGCGAGTGGTTCTCGCGACGGACGGAAGCGCCTCCGCGGCGACCGCCGCGGCCCACGCGCTGTTTCTCGCCCGCGTCCTCGACGCGTCGCTCCAAGCCGTCTCCGCGACCGGTACGCCGCAGTCCTCCGCGACCGAGACGACCGAAACCGAAACCGCCGGAGCGTCCGCCAGCGCCGCCTTCGAAGCGGAGGAAGCCGTCGGCGCGGTCACGCGTCGGGCGCTCCTCGCGGGCGTTCGTCTGACTTCGGAAGTCGTCGGCGGGCCGGCCGCGACAGCGGTCGTCCTCGGCGTCGGTGGGGACGACGAGGCTCGGCTTGCGGGGTACCGTGCCGCCGGAACCGTCGCCAGTCGCGTCGTCCGCCACGCGGAGGTTCCGACACTCGTCGTCCCACCGAGCGCGGGCGACGGCGATACTTCCGGGCCGCGCGGGCGACGATGA
- a CDS encoding DNA-directed RNA polymerase subunit K, with protein MMQRYNRYEKARILGARALQVSYGAPVLVDSEQTEPILIAAEEYDAGVLPFTVKREGK; from the coding sequence ATGATGCAACGGTACAACCGATACGAGAAGGCACGCATCCTCGGCGCGCGAGCGCTGCAGGTCTCCTACGGGGCCCCGGTTCTCGTCGATTCGGAACAGACAGAACCGATATTAATCGCCGCTGAGGAGTACGACGCAGGTGTACTTCCGTTCACCGTCAAACGAGAGGGTAAGTGA
- a CDS encoding 30S ribosomal protein S11 codes for MSESETGDKWGIAHVHASFNNTLITVTDITGAETIVKSSGGSVVKQNRDEASPYAAMQMAESVADQIKAAGIAGLHVRVRGPGGNGNKSPGPGAQATIRALARAGLEIGRIEDVTPIPHDGTRAPKNSRL; via the coding sequence ATGAGCGAATCCGAAACCGGTGACAAGTGGGGTATCGCCCACGTTCACGCATCGTTCAACAACACGCTCATCACGGTGACTGACATCACGGGCGCCGAGACTATCGTCAAATCGTCCGGTGGCTCCGTCGTCAAGCAGAACCGTGACGAGGCATCTCCGTACGCGGCCATGCAGATGGCAGAGAGCGTCGCCGACCAGATTAAGGCGGCCGGTATCGCCGGTCTGCACGTCCGCGTTCGCGGTCCCGGTGGCAACGGTAACAAGAGCCCCGGACCCGGCGCACAGGCAACGATTCGCGCCCTCGCTCGCGCCGGTCTCGAGATCGGTCGCATCGAGGACGTGACGCCGATTCCGCACGACGGAACTCGCGCGCCGAAAAACAGCCGACTCTAA
- a CDS encoding thioredoxin family protein: protein MSSTESATAPTKPVRIDTVEELDALVAEHDRVLLDIYTKGCTLCQSIEPVLGNVSKATDVVVAMLNPQTDMSVAERYTIRSVPTLLLFEDGELVDRLADGFQGAQAVVDFVEKER from the coding sequence ATGAGTTCGACAGAGTCCGCGACCGCGCCGACGAAGCCCGTTCGAATCGACACCGTCGAGGAACTCGACGCCCTCGTGGCCGAACACGACCGCGTCCTCCTCGACATCTACACGAAGGGCTGTACGCTGTGTCAGAGCATCGAACCCGTCCTCGGCAACGTCTCGAAAGCAACCGACGTGGTCGTCGCGATGCTGAACCCGCAGACGGATATGTCGGTCGCAGAGCGGTACACGATTCGGAGCGTCCCGACGCTCCTCCTGTTCGAAGACGGCGAACTCGTCGACCGCCTCGCCGACGGCTTCCAAGGGGCGCAGGCGGTCGTCGACTTCGTCGAGAAAGAGCGGTAA
- a CDS encoding 30S ribosomal protein S9: MVTNTSGKKKTAIARATVREGEGRVRINSQPVELVEPEMARLKMLEPFRIAGEDLRSQVDIDVRVNGGGVAGQADAVRTALARGLVQYLNDAELRDAYMEFDRSLLVNDVRQSEPKKWGGPGARARYQKSYR; the protein is encoded by the coding sequence ATGGTAACGAACACGTCTGGTAAGAAGAAGACCGCAATCGCCCGCGCCACCGTGCGCGAAGGCGAGGGTCGAGTCCGAATCAACTCCCAGCCGGTCGAGCTGGTCGAGCCGGAGATGGCCCGCCTCAAGATGCTGGAGCCGTTCCGCATCGCAGGCGAGGACCTCCGCTCGCAGGTCGACATCGACGTGCGCGTCAACGGCGGCGGCGTGGCCGGTCAGGCCGACGCAGTCCGCACCGCGCTCGCTCGTGGGCTGGTGCAGTACCTGAACGACGCGGAGCTTCGCGACGCGTACATGGAGTTCGACCGCTCGCTTCTGGTCAACGACGTTCGCCAGTCCGAACCCAAGAAGTGGGGCGGACCGGGCGCGCGCGCTCGTTACCAGAAGTCCTACCGCTGA
- a CDS encoding 30S ribosomal protein S13, whose amino-acid sequence MSAEEPQDSSPEEEEDLRYFIRIGQTDLDGTKTVERSLTDMKGIGKRTARIIADAAEVDRTALFGKLPEGEIDAVVDVVENFEDHAPEWMANRRKDFFSGDTDHITGSDLEEKRRHDINRMKMISSYKGVRHQRGQKVRGQRTKSTGRTEGTIGVNVEEIKEAQAEE is encoded by the coding sequence ATGAGTGCAGAAGAACCACAGGACAGCTCTCCGGAGGAGGAAGAGGACCTCCGTTACTTCATCCGAATTGGTCAGACCGACCTTGACGGAACGAAGACGGTAGAGCGCAGTCTGACGGACATGAAGGGTATCGGCAAGCGCACAGCGCGCATCATCGCCGACGCCGCGGAAGTGGACCGAACGGCGCTGTTCGGTAAGCTCCCCGAAGGCGAGATCGACGCCGTTGTCGATGTCGTCGAGAACTTCGAGGACCACGCCCCCGAGTGGATGGCAAACCGACGGAAGGACTTCTTCTCCGGTGACACCGACCACATCACGGGTTCGGACCTCGAAGAGAAGCGGCGGCATGATATCAACCGCATGAAGATGATCAGCTCCTACAAGGGCGTTCGACACCAGCGCGGCCAGAAGGTTCGCGGCCAGCGGACGAAGTCCACTGGACGTACCGAAGGCACCATCGGTGTCAACGTCGAGGAGATCAAGGAGGCGCAGGCTGAAGAATGA
- the rpsB gene encoding 30S ribosomal protein S2, translating into MSDNENDAVEVADEEPETETEAVAETEPAEAATEDETAETAEAADDAAEAEEAEPEPAFDEDVMPDEDADLLIPVEDYLAAGVHIGTQQKTKDMVRFIHRVRDDGLYVLDVSQTDSRIRTAADFLANYSPEQILVTSSRQYGRFPAEKFADAVGARARTGRFIPGTLTNPDYAGYIEPDVVVVTDPIGDAQAVKEAITVGIPVIAMCDSNNQTSNVDLVVPTNNKGRRALSVVYWLLANETLDRRGSDTVYALEDFEAEL; encoded by the coding sequence ATGAGCGACAACGAAAACGACGCGGTGGAGGTCGCCGACGAGGAACCCGAGACGGAGACCGAAGCGGTCGCCGAGACGGAACCCGCCGAGGCCGCCACCGAAGACGAGACAGCAGAGACCGCCGAGGCGGCCGACGACGCCGCCGAGGCCGAAGAAGCAGAGCCGGAACCGGCCTTCGACGAGGACGTTATGCCCGACGAAGACGCCGACCTGCTCATCCCGGTCGAGGACTACCTGGCCGCCGGTGTCCACATCGGTACCCAGCAGAAGACCAAGGACATGGTCCGGTTCATCCACCGTGTCCGCGACGACGGGCTCTACGTGCTCGACGTCAGCCAGACTGACTCGCGAATCCGCACCGCCGCGGACTTCCTCGCGAATTACAGTCCGGAGCAGATTCTGGTCACGTCCTCCCGCCAGTACGGTCGCTTCCCGGCCGAGAAGTTCGCCGACGCCGTCGGCGCTCGCGCCCGCACGGGCCGCTTCATTCCGGGTACACTGACGAACCCGGACTACGCCGGCTACATCGAACCCGACGTGGTCGTCGTCACCGACCCGATTGGTGACGCGCAGGCCGTCAAGGAGGCCATCACGGTCGGCATCCCGGTCATCGCGATGTGCGACTCCAACAACCAGACGTCGAACGTCGACCTCGTCGTCCCAACGAACAACAAGGGTCGACGCGCGCTGTCGGTCGTCTACTGGCTGCTGGCCAACGAGACGCTCGACCGCCGCGGCTCCGACACCGTCTACGCCCTCGAAGACTTCGAGGCCGAACTGTAG
- a CDS encoding zinc ribbon domain-containing protein: MSALTKLRPWLAAILGLVITGLGHLYLRRWRRAAFWVLLTFAVSALFVPAEAFDPLIGGAVIPPSEFAAVLRELVPILVVSFASVLDAFFLGLRQAAARADRSAVEDAEESAATVTDPVADPDAATVTCPECGREVDADIDFCHWCTTPLDDPADR, encoded by the coding sequence ATGTCCGCACTCACGAAACTCCGCCCCTGGCTCGCCGCGATACTCGGCCTCGTCATCACGGGCCTCGGGCATCTGTATCTACGACGCTGGCGGCGGGCCGCGTTCTGGGTGCTTCTCACGTTCGCGGTGTCCGCGCTGTTCGTTCCGGCGGAGGCGTTCGACCCGCTGATAGGCGGTGCGGTCATCCCGCCGTCGGAGTTCGCCGCGGTGCTCAGGGAACTGGTCCCCATCCTCGTGGTGAGTTTCGCGAGCGTCCTCGACGCCTTCTTCCTCGGCTTGCGGCAGGCCGCGGCGCGGGCGGACCGCTCCGCCGTCGAAGACGCCGAGGAGTCGGCGGCCACCGTCACCGATCCCGTCGCCGACCCCGACGCGGCCACCGTTACGTGCCCCGAATGCGGTCGCGAGGTCGACGCCGACATCGACTTCTGCCACTGGTGTACGACCCCCCTCGACGACCCGGCCGACCGCTGA
- a CDS encoding DNA-directed RNA polymerase subunit N, protein MMIPVRCFTCGTVIGEHWDEFKARAREGDEDPAEVLDDLGVTRACCRRMMVSHKDLVDVVSPYQ, encoded by the coding sequence ATGATGATTCCCGTCCGGTGTTTCACCTGCGGCACAGTGATCGGCGAACACTGGGACGAGTTCAAAGCCCGTGCTCGCGAGGGAGACGAGGACCCCGCTGAGGTCCTCGACGACCTCGGGGTCACGCGTGCCTGCTGCCGGCGGATGATGGTGTCGCACAAGGACCTCGTGGACGTCGTATCCCCCTACCAATGA
- the eno gene encoding phosphopyruvate hydratase, with translation MTRITSVALRRVLDSRGNPTVEADVLTESGGFGRAAAPSGASTGEYEAIELPPTEAIAAARRHAVPRLVDEVHAGNQREVDATLRAADGSENFSEIGANSAVAISMAAAKAGADVLGAPLYQHLGGAFRGDNFPTPLGNVIGGGEHAKEATNIQEFLAAPVGAPSVSEAVFANAKVHARASEILDERGVPAAKGDEGAWAPPVSDAEAFEIMGEAVSDVEDELGFEIGFGLDIAASEMFEDGVYHYGDETKTTDEQIDYVAEMVDEYDLVYVEDPLDENDYEGFAELTERVGDRTLICGDDLFVTNVDRLQDGIDVGAANSILIKPNQIGTLTDAFDAVELASRNGMDAVISHRSGETEDATIAHLAVATDAPFIKTGTVQGERTAKLNELIRIADDAV, from the coding sequence ATGACTCGAATCACATCCGTAGCTCTGCGCCGCGTGCTCGACTCCCGTGGAAACCCGACGGTCGAAGCCGACGTGCTCACCGAATCCGGTGGGTTCGGTCGCGCTGCGGCCCCGAGCGGGGCATCCACCGGCGAGTACGAGGCAATCGAACTGCCGCCGACCGAAGCAATCGCCGCCGCGCGGCGACACGCGGTTCCCCGACTCGTGGACGAGGTCCACGCGGGCAACCAGCGCGAGGTCGACGCGACGCTCCGCGCCGCCGACGGTTCCGAGAACTTCTCGGAAATCGGCGCGAACAGCGCGGTCGCCATCTCGATGGCGGCGGCCAAGGCCGGTGCCGACGTGCTCGGTGCGCCCCTGTACCAGCATCTCGGCGGCGCGTTCCGCGGCGACAACTTCCCGACGCCGCTCGGGAACGTCATCGGAGGCGGTGAACACGCCAAAGAAGCGACGAACATCCAGGAGTTCCTCGCCGCGCCGGTCGGCGCGCCGAGCGTCTCCGAAGCCGTCTTCGCCAACGCGAAGGTCCACGCCCGCGCGTCCGAGATTCTCGACGAGCGCGGCGTGCCCGCCGCGAAGGGCGACGAGGGTGCGTGGGCGCCGCCGGTCTCCGACGCCGAGGCGTTCGAAATCATGGGCGAAGCGGTCTCCGACGTCGAGGACGAACTCGGCTTCGAGATCGGCTTCGGTCTCGACATCGCCGCCTCGGAGATGTTCGAAGACGGCGTCTACCACTACGGTGACGAGACGAAGACGACCGACGAGCAGATCGACTACGTCGCCGAGATGGTCGACGAGTACGACCTCGTCTACGTCGAAGACCCCCTCGACGAGAACGACTACGAGGGCTTCGCGGAACTCACAGAGCGCGTGGGCGACCGCACGCTCATCTGCGGTGACGACCTGTTCGTCACCAACGTCGACCGTCTGCAGGACGGCATCGACGTGGGCGCCGCGAACTCCATCCTCATCAAGCCGAACCAGATCGGGACGCTGACCGACGCGTTCGACGCCGTCGAACTGGCCTCCCGAAACGGGATGGACGCCGTCATCTCTCACCGCTCCGGTGAGACGGAAGACGCGACCATCGCACACCTCGCCGTCGCAACCGACGCGCCGTTCATCAAGACTGGCACGGTGCAGGGCGAGCGAACCGCCAAACTGAACGAACTCATCCGCATCGCGGACGACGCAGTATGA
- a CDS encoding DNA-directed RNA polymerase subunit D: MVNDFQVEFIEREDRRARFVARGLTPALANGIRRAMVADVPTFSIDTVRFVENTSVMFDEMIGLRLGLVPLTTPLDDFEPGDTVTVALEVDGPATAYSGDIESADDMVVPADENIPIIELKEGQRLEFEADAVLGHGKDHAKNQGGVAVGYRHLQRVEVVGDAGEFDEQEPNILRGVIEEAAAEHAEGDAEDGDLVATETFGNDLTERYPGKEVEVHDVPGAFVFSVETDGSFDVDELVTRAVASLGDRAAELEEKVAL; this comes from the coding sequence ATGGTAAACGACTTCCAGGTCGAGTTCATCGAACGCGAAGACCGACGCGCCCGTTTCGTCGCGCGCGGTCTGACCCCGGCGCTAGCCAACGGCATTCGCCGGGCGATGGTCGCCGACGTGCCGACGTTCTCCATCGACACCGTTCGGTTCGTGGAGAACACCTCGGTCATGTTCGACGAGATGATCGGGCTTCGTCTCGGTCTGGTTCCGTTGACCACGCCTCTCGACGACTTCGAACCCGGTGACACCGTCACCGTCGCGCTCGAAGTCGACGGGCCGGCAACCGCCTACTCCGGGGATATCGAATCCGCGGACGACATGGTCGTCCCGGCGGACGAGAACATCCCCATCATCGAGCTGAAGGAGGGCCAGCGCCTCGAGTTCGAGGCCGACGCCGTCCTCGGCCACGGAAAAGACCACGCCAAGAACCAAGGCGGGGTCGCCGTCGGCTACCGACACCTCCAGCGCGTGGAGGTCGTCGGCGACGCCGGCGAGTTCGATGAACAGGAGCCGAACATCCTCCGCGGCGTCATCGAAGAGGCCGCGGCGGAACACGCCGAGGGGGACGCCGAAGACGGCGACCTCGTCGCGACGGAGACGTTCGGCAACGACCTGACGGAGCGGTACCCCGGGAAAGAGGTCGAAGTACACGACGTGCCCGGCGCGTTCGTCTTCAGTGTGGAGACGGACGGGTCGTTCGACGTCGACGAGCTCGTGACGCGCGCCGTCGCCTCCTTGGGTGACCGCGCGGCCGAACTCGAAGAGAAGGTCGCACTGTAA
- a CDS encoding 50S ribosomal protein L13, protein MSLAEFDADVVVDARNCIVGRVASEVAQRALAGETVAVVNAEDAVITGSEEDVMAKYRKRVEVGSDQGPYYPKRPDRIFKRAIRGMLPYKKPRGREALSNVRVYVGNPYGEDGEMLEDTSLDRLSNIKFISLGEVSEKLGANVTW, encoded by the coding sequence ATGAGCCTCGCAGAATTCGACGCAGACGTCGTCGTCGACGCTCGAAACTGCATCGTCGGCCGCGTCGCCTCGGAGGTCGCACAGCGCGCCCTCGCAGGCGAGACGGTCGCCGTCGTCAACGCGGAAGACGCCGTCATCACGGGCTCGGAAGAGGACGTGATGGCCAAGTACAGAAAGCGCGTCGAAGTCGGTTCGGACCAGGGTCCGTACTACCCGAAGCGTCCCGACCGCATCTTCAAGCGTGCCATCCGCGGCATGCTTCCGTACAAGAAGCCCCGCGGCCGCGAGGCGCTCTCGAACGTCCGCGTCTACGTCGGCAATCCGTACGGCGAAGACGGCGAGATGCTCGAAGACACCTCGCTGGACCGCCTTTCGAACATCAAGTTCATCTCGCTCGGAGAGGTCTCCGAGAAGCTGGGTGCTAACGTCACATGGTAA